The following proteins are co-located in the Fusobacteria bacterium ZRK30 genome:
- a CDS encoding WYL domain-containing protein, which yields MKKIRVTIPKYMGDILKYDAVEFGVSKNYLLNYLVKNYSLLKGKNIPVFEGEKEIVQFNLNKENEDFYTEIYNRSEFETEASLIRTLIYGYISQSKVIRERFIFEKLIGKIQRGIKEKKKIKIKFETAEKIVSPYNVLYSSMEVSNYLFCYSEEDEIYRNYRLCNIKYVYILDEKRHKGDTEYLGKVRGDFDPFLSYGMSVVIRLSDRGQEKYDRIKTNRPKLIEKLDDRWIVEGSEEKIKRYFAYFMSDVEIISPGSLREWFSAEAKKIVKMYKG from the coding sequence ATGAAAAAAATAAGAGTTACTATCCCAAAGTATATGGGGGATATACTAAAATATGATGCTGTAGAATTTGGTGTAAGTAAAAATTATCTGTTAAATTATTTAGTAAAAAATTACAGCCTGTTAAAGGGGAAAAATATACCTGTATTTGAGGGAGAGAAGGAAATTGTTCAGTTTAATTTAAATAAGGAAAATGAGGATTTTTATACAGAGATATATAACAGAAGTGAATTTGAAACAGAAGCTTCCCTTATAAGGACTTTAATATATGGGTATATATCCCAGTCTAAGGTTATAAGGGAAAGATTTATATTTGAAAAATTAATAGGAAAGATCCAAAGGGGGATAAAAGAGAAAAAAAAGATAAAGATTAAGTTTGAAACAGCTGAAAAAATTGTAAGTCCATATAATGTTTTATATTCTAGTATGGAAGTGAGTAATTATTTATTTTGTTATTCAGAGGAAGACGAAATTTACAGAAACTATAGATTATGTAATATAAAATATGTATATATATTGGATGAAAAGAGACATAAAGGAGATACAGAGTATCTGGGGAAGGTCAGAGGAGATTTTGACCCATTTCTATCCTATGGAATGTCAGTTGTGATAAGATTAAGTGACAGGGGGCAGGAAAAATACGATAGGATAAAAACCAATAGACCTAAATTAATAGAAAAGTTAGATGACAGGTGGATAGTAGAGGGGTCAGAGGAGAAGATAAAGAGATACTTTGCCTATTTCATGAGTGATGTGGAGATAATATCTCCTGGAAGCTTAAGAGAATGGTTTTCTGCTGAAGCTAAAAAGATAGTAAAAATGTATAAAGGTTAA
- the glmS gene encoding methylaspartate mutase subunit S: protein MKNGKTIVIGVIGSDCHAVGNKIIDHVLTQQGFNVINVGVISPQEDFINAAVETDADAIIISSLYGHGELDCQGFKEKCNEAGLQDVKLYVGGNIVVGKQVWEDVNKRFLDMGFDRVYKPGTPIEVTAEDIKKDLGMIK, encoded by the coding sequence ATGAAAAATGGAAAGACTATAGTAATCGGAGTAATTGGATCGGACTGTCATGCAGTTGGAAATAAGATCATTGACCATGTATTAACACAACAAGGGTTTAATGTAATCAATGTAGGAGTTATTTCACCACAAGAAGATTTCATAAACGCAGCAGTAGAAACTGATGCAGATGCAATCATCATCTCTTCATTATATGGCCATGGAGAATTAGATTGTCAAGGATTTAAAGAAAAATGTAATGAAGCTGGATTACAAGATGTTAAATTATATGTTGGTGGAAACATCGTAGTAGGAAAGCAAGTTTGGGAAGATGTAAACAAAAGATTCTTAGACATGGGATTCGACAGAGTATACAAACCAGGAACACCTATTGAAGTTACAGCTGAAGATATCAAAAAAGATTTAGGAATGATTAAATAG
- the glmL gene encoding methylaspartate mutase accessory protein GlmL gives MNAYLLIDFGSTYTKLTAVDVETEEILATAKDITTIEDDIMIGFEKAYQKLRLCIEEKNITFEDINFIKKIACSSAAGGLKMYAIGLVPELTADAAKKAALGAGARVMKTYSYELNHSEIKEIKNSDADILLLAGGTDGGNKKCIIHNAKLIAEVKIKIPVLLAGNKSANDEIIEIFDDANIDYIVTENVMPKLNKINEKPTREAIRKIFMTRIVEAKGMKNAEEFISGILMPTPAAVLKAAEVLALGSDDEEGLGNLMVVDIGGATTDIHSLAEGDPSNAGVIPKGLEEPFAKRTVEGDLGMRYSALSLLEAAGTKKIRKYLHDDHKEIDVKAHCNHRHENIMMVPQTPEEIFFDEGMAGAGTEIAMIRHCGWLESVFTPMGVMYYQHGKDLLDVKYVIGTGGVLVHSENPRNILRAGEFNKEQPIHLLPRSPNYLIDSTYILSAMGLLAGEKPDMAVRIMKKYLERVN, from the coding sequence ATGAATGCCTACTTATTGATTGACTTTGGAAGTACCTATACTAAATTAACAGCCGTTGATGTAGAGACTGAAGAGATATTGGCTACTGCTAAAGACATAACTACAATTGAAGATGACATAATGATCGGCTTTGAAAAAGCATATCAAAAACTTAGATTATGTATAGAGGAAAAGAATATAACATTTGAGGATATTAATTTTATAAAAAAAATAGCTTGTTCTTCGGCTGCCGGTGGATTGAAGATGTATGCAATAGGTCTTGTACCTGAGCTTACAGCAGATGCTGCTAAAAAAGCTGCCCTAGGTGCAGGAGCTAGAGTTATGAAAACTTATTCTTATGAATTAAATCATAGTGAAATTAAAGAGATAAAAAATTCAGATGCCGATATATTATTGTTAGCAGGCGGAACAGATGGCGGAAATAAAAAATGTATCATACACAATGCTAAATTAATAGCAGAAGTAAAGATAAAGATACCTGTATTATTAGCTGGAAATAAGAGTGCTAACGACGAAATTATAGAGATATTTGATGATGCAAATATAGATTATATAGTAACAGAAAATGTTATGCCAAAATTAAATAAGATAAATGAAAAACCAACAAGGGAAGCTATAAGAAAGATATTTATGACAAGGATAGTAGAAGCTAAAGGGATGAAAAATGCCGAAGAATTTATATCTGGAATACTTATGCCTACCCCAGCAGCTGTATTAAAAGCTGCAGAAGTACTTGCTCTTGGTAGTGATGATGAAGAAGGGTTAGGAAACTTAATGGTTGTAGATATCGGTGGTGCTACAACAGATATCCATTCATTGGCAGAGGGGGACCCTAGTAATGCAGGTGTAATCCCAAAAGGGCTGGAAGAGCCTTTTGCTAAAAGAACTGTAGAAGGAGATCTCGGTATGAGATACTCTGCACTATCACTATTAGAAGCAGCAGGAACAAAGAAAATAAGAAAATATCTGCATGATGATCATAAAGAAATTGATGTAAAAGCTCACTGTAACCACAGACATGAAAATATTATGATGGTTCCACAAACACCGGAAGAAATATTTTTCGATGAAGGGATGGCAGGAGCAGGAACTGAAATTGCAATGATAAGACACTGTGGATGGTTAGAAAGTGTATTTACTCCAATGGGAGTAATGTACTACCAACATGGAAAAGACCTTTTAGATGTCAAATATGTAATTGGAACAGGTGGAGTATTGGTTCATAGTGAAAACCCTAGAAACATATTGAGAGCAGGGGAGTTTAATAAAGAGCAGCCTATACACCTACTACCTAGATCACCAAATTATTTAATTGACAGCACATATATATTGTCTGCTATGGGACTCCTTGCAGGAGAAAAACCGGATATGGCAGTAAGAATAATGAAAAAATATCTTGAGAGAGTTAATTAG
- a CDS encoding methylaspartate mutase subunit E: MNIKNKKWTEEEFFKVREEVLKQWPTGEEVDLAEGVQYLKELPDHKNFAKKLWTAKQEGKTLAQPRAGVALLNEHIELLNFLSKEGGADLLPSTIDSYTRLNRYEECERGIKESEKAGRSLLNGFPGVNYGVKGCKRVLESVDKPLQVRHGTPDARLLAEITMSSGWTSYEGGGISYNLPYAKSVSMERTIRDWQYIDRLVGWYEEQGVSINREPYGPLTGTLVPVSISNAVQLIECLLAAEQGVKSITLGYGQCGNLVQDVAAIRTLQELAEEYCEKLGYENMQLTTVFHQWMGGFPEDESKAYGVISNGACAARLSGATKVIVKTTHEAIGIPTKEANANAIKATKMVLNLLDGQTLPDSEELDKEIKQVKAEIKCIMDKVYDLGNGDLALGTIEAVKQGVIDIPFAPAKINLGKMLPARDNQGRIRYLECGNIPFTDEIKAFNKAELQKRADFEGREIGFQMTVDDIFAVGKGNLIGRPEKN; this comes from the coding sequence ATGAATATTAAAAATAAAAAGTGGACAGAGGAAGAATTTTTTAAAGTAAGAGAGGAAGTTTTAAAGCAATGGCCTACAGGTGAAGAGGTAGACCTAGCTGAAGGTGTTCAATACTTAAAGGAATTACCTGATCATAAAAACTTCGCTAAAAAGTTATGGACAGCTAAGCAAGAGGGAAAAACATTAGCACAGCCAAGAGCCGGAGTAGCATTATTAAATGAACATATAGAATTATTAAACTTCCTATCTAAAGAAGGTGGAGCAGATTTATTACCATCAACTATAGATTCATACACTAGATTAAACAGATATGAAGAGTGTGAAAGAGGAATTAAAGAGTCAGAAAAAGCAGGAAGATCATTATTAAATGGTTTCCCAGGTGTAAACTATGGAGTGAAAGGTTGTAAAAGAGTATTAGAATCAGTTGACAAGCCTTTACAAGTAAGACACGGAACTCCTGATGCAAGATTATTAGCTGAGATCACAATGTCTTCTGGATGGACTTCATATGAAGGTGGAGGAATTTCTTATAACTTACCATATGCTAAATCAGTATCTATGGAAAGAACAATAAGAGACTGGCAATATATAGATAGATTAGTAGGATGGTATGAAGAGCAAGGAGTTTCTATCAATAGAGAACCTTACGGACCATTAACAGGAACATTAGTTCCAGTATCAATCTCAAATGCAGTACAGTTAATAGAGTGTTTATTAGCAGCAGAACAAGGTGTTAAGAGTATCACTTTAGGATACGGGCAATGTGGAAACTTAGTTCAAGACGTAGCAGCTATCAGAACATTACAAGAGTTAGCTGAAGAATACTGTGAAAAATTAGGATATGAAAATATGCAATTAACTACAGTTTTCCATCAATGGATGGGTGGATTCCCAGAAGATGAATCTAAAGCTTATGGTGTAATCTCAAACGGTGCATGTGCAGCTAGATTATCTGGAGCGACAAAAGTAATCGTAAAGACTACTCATGAAGCTATTGGAATCCCTACAAAGGAAGCTAATGCCAACGCTATAAAAGCAACTAAGATGGTATTAAACTTATTAGATGGTCAAACATTACCTGATTCTGAAGAATTAGATAAAGAGATCAAGCAAGTAAAAGCAGAGATCAAGTGTATCATGGATAAGGTATATGACCTTGGAAATGGAGACTTAGCTCTTGGTACAATCGAAGCAGTTAAACAAGGTGTAATTGATATTCCATTCGCACCAGCTAAGATAAACTTAGGAAAGATGTTACCAGCTAGAGATAATCAAGGTAGAATTAGATATTTAGAGTGTGGAAATATTCCATTCACAGATGAGATCAAAGCGTTCAATAAAGCTGAATTACAAAAAAGAGCAGATTTCGAAGGAAGAGAGATTGGATTCCAAATGACAGTAGATGACATATTTGCAGTAGGAAAAGGAAACTTAATCGGAAGACCGGAAAAAAACTAA
- the gltS gene encoding sodium/glutamate symporter has protein sequence MQVFQMDNIATLFMAVIVLLVGRFVRSKVGVLRRFFIPVPVIGGVIFAILTLIGHYTNTFEFSFDGTLKSLFMIAFFTTIGFMASFKLLAKGGVQVVIFLVAATTLVILQDIVGISLAKVFGLPPLFGLAAGSIPLTGGHGTSGAFGPLLEQAGAAGATAVAIASATYGLVAGCLIGGPIGKRLMTKFNLKPNEELLKEEHADITDEDQSVDVTEHTFFNAATVIIISMGIGSVLVGWLKTVGITLPIYIGPMLVAAVIRNISDSMKKELNHKEITIIGNTSLSLFLAMALMSMRLWDLAALAVPLVTILLVQTVLMGAFAYFITFNVMGRDYDAAVMACGHCGFGMGATPNAIANMESFTAANYPSFKAFFVIPLVGALFIDFANASIITFFMNMFG, from the coding sequence ATGCAAGTATTTCAAATGGACAATATAGCGACATTATTTATGGCCGTTATAGTATTATTAGTAGGTAGATTTGTAAGGAGTAAAGTTGGGGTATTGAGAAGATTCTTTATACCGGTACCAGTTATTGGGGGAGTTATTTTTGCAATACTAACTCTAATTGGTCACTATACGAATACCTTCGAATTTAGCTTTGACGGCACATTAAAAAGCTTATTTATGATAGCGTTCTTTACAACTATTGGATTCATGGCTAGTTTTAAACTGTTAGCTAAGGGTGGAGTACAAGTTGTAATATTCTTAGTAGCAGCGACAACTTTAGTAATTCTTCAAGATATAGTTGGGATATCACTGGCTAAGGTCTTTGGATTACCGCCATTATTTGGTTTAGCAGCAGGATCGATACCGCTTACAGGTGGACATGGAACTTCAGGTGCGTTCGGACCGTTATTAGAACAGGCAGGAGCAGCAGGAGCTACAGCAGTTGCAATAGCATCGGCTACCTATGGTTTAGTTGCAGGATGTCTAATTGGTGGACCAATTGGAAAAAGACTTATGACTAAGTTTAACTTGAAACCAAATGAGGAATTATTAAAGGAAGAACATGCTGACATAACAGATGAAGATCAATCAGTAGATGTTACAGAACATACATTCTTCAATGCAGCTACAGTTATTATTATTTCAATGGGAATAGGATCAGTATTAGTAGGATGGTTAAAGACAGTAGGAATTACTTTACCTATCTATATCGGTCCAATGTTAGTAGCAGCAGTTATCAGAAACATATCAGATTCAATGAAGAAAGAATTAAATCATAAAGAGATCACTATTATTGGAAATACTTCATTATCATTATTCCTGGCTATGGCACTTATGTCTATGAGATTATGGGATTTAGCGGCTTTAGCAGTACCATTAGTAACTATATTATTAGTACAAACTGTATTAATGGGAGCATTTGCATACTTTATTACATTTAATGTAATGGGTAGAGATTATGACGCAGCAGTAATGGCTTGTGGTCATTGTGGATTTGGAATGGGTGCTACACCAAATGCAATAGCAAACATGGAATCATTTACAGCAGCAAACTATCCATCATTTAAAGCGTTCTTCGTAATACCATTAGTAGGGGCATTATTTATTGACTTTGCCAATGCATCGATAATCACTTTCTTCATGAATATGTTTGGATAA
- the murI gene encoding glutamate racemase translates to MIDKRAIGIFDSGVGGLTVLKEIEKNLPHEDLIYFGDNLRAPYGSRDPEEISKFCLNIGKFLESLDIKLLVIACNTATVVCLKELQEKISVPTIGVIAYGTREALELTKTNKIGILSTPLTAEVDAYKNEAQRINDEVEVYQIGCEPLVPMIESGWEDTKENQALIRSYVDLLPTEIDVVVFGCTHYPIIEEYFIRELKGKKIVDPAKETALEVEELLKKLKLLNKRDSKGKVSFYTSGNINKFKKIAEKILGRPIEKIKQALN, encoded by the coding sequence ATGATAGATAAAAGAGCAATAGGGATATTTGATTCTGGGGTAGGAGGACTGACTGTTTTAAAAGAGATAGAAAAAAACTTACCCCATGAAGATTTAATATATTTTGGAGATAATTTAAGAGCTCCTTATGGATCGAGAGATCCTGAAGAAATCTCAAAATTTTGTCTCAACATAGGTAAATTTTTAGAAAGTCTGGATATCAAACTTTTGGTAATAGCCTGTAATACAGCTACAGTAGTGTGTCTAAAGGAATTACAGGAAAAGATATCGGTTCCTACAATAGGAGTAATAGCCTATGGGACAAGAGAGGCACTGGAATTAACCAAAACAAATAAAATAGGTATTCTCTCTACACCGCTTACGGCAGAAGTAGATGCTTATAAAAATGAAGCCCAAAGGATAAACGATGAGGTAGAGGTCTATCAGATCGGGTGTGAACCACTCGTTCCAATGATCGAATCCGGATGGGAAGATACAAAAGAAAATCAAGCATTAATAAGATCCTATGTGGATCTCTTGCCCACGGAAATAGATGTTGTGGTATTTGGATGTACCCACTATCCTATTATAGAGGAATACTTTATAAGGGAACTAAAGGGGAAAAAGATTGTAGATCCAGCCAAAGAAACAGCATTAGAGGTAGAGGAACTCCTAAAAAAGCTAAAACTCTTAAATAAAAGAGATTCAAAAGGGAAAGTTTCTTTTTACACCTCGGGCAACATCAATAAATTTAAAAAGATAGCAGAAAAAATATTGGGGCGGCCCATAGAAAAAATCAAACAGGCATTAAATTAA
- a CDS encoding methylaspartate ammonia-lyase translates to MKIIDIICSAGKTGFYFDDQRAIKAGAGHDGFDYVGQPVTDGFSRIRQAGESISVMFILEDGQVAHGDCAAVQYSGAGGRDPLFLASDFIPVIKNEIAPKLIGRDVNEFRPLAEEIDTMELNGKRLHTAIRYGLTQAILDSAAKANKITMAEVVKNEYTTDVAIKRLPLFTQSGDDRKNNADKMIIKGADIMPHALINHVETKLGKDGSILKDYVKWLSDRVLKLRESEDYMPIFHIDVYGTIGVAFNQDIQKQADYLATLEEAAKPFHLRIEGPMDVEEREAQVEALSALTAELDKRGINVELVADEWCNTLEDIKLFADKKAGHVVQIKTPDLGGVNNIAEAVLYCNEKGIGSYVGGTCNETNRSAEVTTNIAMACGALQVLAKPGMGVDEGIMIVGNEMNRVEALVNSRK, encoded by the coding sequence ATGAAAATTATTGATATCATTTGTTCAGCAGGAAAGACAGGATTTTATTTTGACGACCAAAGAGCTATAAAAGCAGGAGCAGGTCACGATGGGTTTGATTACGTAGGACAACCAGTTACAGACGGATTTTCAAGAATCAGACAAGCAGGAGAATCTATCTCTGTAATGTTTATCTTAGAAGACGGACAAGTAGCTCATGGAGATTGTGCAGCAGTACAATATTCTGGTGCAGGTGGAAGAGATCCTTTATTCTTAGCATCTGACTTTATCCCAGTTATCAAAAACGAAATCGCTCCAAAATTAATTGGAAGAGATGTAAATGAATTCAGACCATTAGCTGAAGAGATAGATACAATGGAATTAAATGGAAAAAGATTACATACAGCTATCAGATATGGATTAACTCAAGCTATCTTAGATTCAGCTGCTAAAGCAAACAAGATAACTATGGCAGAAGTAGTAAAGAATGAATATACAACTGACGTAGCAATCAAAAGATTACCATTATTCACTCAATCTGGAGACGACAGAAAGAACAATGCAGACAAGATGATCATCAAAGGTGCAGACATCATGCCACATGCATTAATCAACCATGTTGAAACTAAATTAGGTAAAGACGGGTCTATCTTAAAAGATTACGTAAAATGGTTAAGCGACAGAGTATTAAAATTAAGAGAATCTGAAGATTATATGCCTATATTCCACATCGATGTATATGGAACTATCGGAGTAGCATTTAATCAAGATATCCAAAAGCAAGCTGACTACTTAGCTACATTAGAAGAAGCAGCAAAGCCATTCCACTTAAGAATCGAAGGTCCTATGGACGTTGAAGAAAGAGAAGCACAAGTTGAAGCGTTATCAGCTCTAACTGCTGAATTAGACAAAAGAGGAATCAACGTAGAATTAGTTGCTGACGAATGGTGTAACACATTAGAGGATATTAAATTATTCGCTGATAAAAAAGCAGGACATGTAGTACAAATTAAAACTCCAGACTTAGGAGGAGTAAACAATATAGCAGAGGCAGTTTTATACTGTAATGAAAAAGGAATCGGATCTTATGTTGGTGGAACTTGTAACGAAACTAACAGATCAGCTGAAGTAACTACAAATATAGCAATGGCTTGTGGAGCATTACAAGTATTAGCTAAACCAGGAATGGGTGTAGACGAAGGTATCATGATCGTAGGAAACGAGATGAACAGAGTAGAAGCATTAGTTAATAGCAGAAAATAA
- the citD gene encoding citrate lyase acyl carrier protein produces the protein MKILKPAKAGTLESNDISIMLMPGTNGIEIELESIVEKQFGTEIRTLIENSLKELGVEDATIKAIDKGALDYTIKARIETAVTRAGEM, from the coding sequence ATGAAAATATTAAAACCAGCTAAGGCAGGGACATTAGAATCAAATGATATCTCAATAATGTTGATGCCAGGGACTAATGGTATAGAGATAGAGTTAGAAAGTATTGTAGAAAAACAGTTTGGAACAGAGATAAGAACTTTAATAGAAAACAGTTTAAAGGAATTAGGAGTAGAAGATGCTACGATAAAGGCTATCGACAAGGGAGCTCTTGACTACACAATAAAGGCCAGAATTGAAACAGCAGTAACTAGGGCAGGTGAGATGTAA
- a CDS encoding CoA ester lyase yields the protein MLRRSMLFMPGNNPGMLQTAEVFGSDSVILDLEDAVSLGEKDAARILIKGALKTFNYGTTEVVIRINPFSTPYALEDIDVMARLKPNAILLPKATPEDMKLLDEMLTKIEKEEGFEEGSIRIHALVETTYGVETVYETIQMSNRVDSVCLGGEDLAADLGVARTKDSEELFYARTKVVNACKALKIDAIDTPFTDTNDEAGLLADTIHAKKLGFTGKLSINPRQINTIHKVYSPTADEISWANRVMYAKDEAEKEGLGVFSLDGKMIDAPIISRAMNTLNTARVIGLIK from the coding sequence ATGTTAAGAAGAAGTATGCTATTTATGCCGGGAAATAACCCAGGGATGTTACAGACAGCTGAAGTTTTTGGATCGGATTCAGTTATATTGGATTTAGAGGATGCTGTATCATTAGGAGAAAAAGACGCAGCCAGGATCTTAATAAAGGGAGCACTGAAGACTTTTAACTATGGAACTACAGAAGTAGTAATAAGAATAAATCCATTTTCAACTCCATATGCACTAGAAGATATAGATGTAATGGCTAGACTTAAGCCAAACGCTATCTTACTGCCTAAGGCAACACCTGAAGATATGAAACTATTAGATGAGATGTTGACAAAGATAGAAAAGGAAGAGGGATTCGAGGAAGGGTCTATCAGAATTCATGCATTGGTTGAGACTACATATGGTGTAGAAACTGTCTATGAAACAATCCAAATGAGTAACAGAGTAGATTCAGTTTGTTTAGGTGGAGAGGACCTGGCAGCTGATTTAGGAGTTGCAAGAACAAAAGATTCAGAAGAATTATTTTATGCTAGAACAAAGGTAGTAAATGCTTGTAAGGCATTAAAAATAGATGCAATAGATACACCATTTACAGACACCAACGATGAAGCAGGTCTATTGGCTGATACAATTCATGCAAAAAAATTAGGATTTACAGGGAAATTATCTATAAATCCTAGACAAATAAATACAATACATAAAGTATATTCTCCTACAGCTGATGAAATTTCATGGGCTAACAGAGTGATGTATGCTAAGGATGAAGCAGAAAAAGAGGGATTAGGAGTATTTTCTTTAGATGGAAAGATGATAGATGCACCTATTATAAGTAGAGCTATGAACACATTGAATACAGCTAGGGTAATAGGATTAATAAAATAA
- the citF gene encoding citrate lyase subunit alpha produces the protein MKNILGREVPDNIKGYGEVKHYDGYLASKGTKTKRSIKLTNVLPGDEKLHDNLDTVLDKLPLKDGMVVSFHHHLRNGDFVLNMVMEKIAARGYKDITIAASSIFPCHGELVELIEKKVVTSIYAAYISGPVAEAISAGKLENPAVMHTHGGRARIMESGDLSIDIAFIAAPTSDDYGNINGVDGKSACGALGYAYTDAETADITVAITDNLVEYPNTTIDIPQTLIDYVVVVDAIGDPNGIVSGTTQITKNPIGLKIANMTTELIKNSGYFKDGMSFQTGAGGVSLAVAADMKAEMIENNIKGSFASGGITGYIVDMYKEGLFKSLFDVQCFDLAAIKSAKENPGHMTMSASMYANADNKGSVVNKLDVVILGATEIDTDFNVNVTTTSDGTIMGGSGGHADTSAGAKLAIIVTQLANSRISAIKDRVTALTTPGETVDVIVTERGIAINPKRTELIERLKETNLPIMTIDELKNIAENMTGKPKEVEFTDEIVAVIEYRDGTVLDVVRKAK, from the coding sequence ATGAAAAATATCTTAGGTAGAGAAGTACCTGATAACATAAAAGGTTATGGAGAAGTAAAACACTATGATGGATACTTAGCATCTAAAGGAACAAAAACTAAAAGATCAATTAAATTGACTAATGTTTTACCTGGGGATGAAAAATTACACGATAATTTAGATACAGTACTGGATAAATTACCGTTAAAAGACGGAATGGTAGTTTCATTTCATCATCATTTAAGAAATGGAGATTTTGTCTTAAATATGGTAATGGAAAAGATCGCAGCTAGAGGTTATAAAGATATAACGATTGCAGCAAGTTCAATTTTTCCATGTCACGGTGAATTAGTAGAATTGATAGAAAAAAAAGTAGTGACTAGTATATATGCTGCTTATATCTCAGGACCGGTAGCAGAAGCTATCTCAGCCGGGAAATTGGAAAACCCAGCAGTAATGCATACTCATGGTGGAAGAGCCAGAATAATGGAATCAGGAGACCTGAGTATAGATATAGCCTTTATAGCAGCTCCTACATCAGATGACTATGGAAACATAAATGGTGTAGACGGAAAATCAGCTTGTGGAGCATTGGGATATGCATATACAGATGCAGAAACTGCTGATATTACAGTGGCTATCACAGATAACTTGGTAGAATATCCAAATACAACTATTGATATTCCTCAAACACTTATAGATTATGTAGTAGTGGTAGATGCTATAGGAGATCCAAACGGAATCGTATCTGGAACTACTCAAATTACTAAAAATCCAATCGGATTAAAAATAGCAAATATGACTACAGAATTAATTAAAAACTCCGGTTACTTTAAAGATGGAATGAGTTTTCAGACTGGAGCCGGAGGAGTATCTCTAGCAGTAGCAGCAGACATGAAAGCTGAGATGATCGAAAATAATATCAAAGGAAGTTTTGCTTCTGGAGGGATAACAGGTTATATAGTAGACATGTATAAAGAGGGGTTATTCAAATCACTATTTGATGTACAGTGTTTTGACTTGGCAGCTATAAAATCAGCTAAGGAAAATCCGGGACATATGACTATGTCGGCATCTATGTATGCAAATGCAGACAATAAAGGGTCTGTAGTAAATAAATTAGATGTAGTTATCTTAGGAGCTACAGAGATAGATACAGACTTTAATGTAAATGTAACTACTACTTCTGACGGTACTATCATGGGTGGTTCTGGTGGACATGCAGATACATCAGCTGGAGCTAAATTAGCTATAATAGTAACTCAATTAGCTAACTCTAGAATATCTGCTATAAAAGATAGGGTAACAGCTCTGACTACTCCAGGGGAAACTGTAGATGTAATAGTAACTGAAAGAGGGATAGCAATTAATCCTAAAAGAACAGAATTAATAGAAAGATTAAAGGAAACTAACTTACCGATTATGACAATCGATGAGTTAAAAAATATTGCTGAAAATATGACAGGTAAACCAAAGGAAGTGGAATTTACCGATGAGATAGTAGCAGTAATAGAATATAGAGATGGAACTGTATTGGATGTAGTAAGAAAGGCAAAGTAA
- a CDS encoding YciI family protein — protein MLIVNLTYKKSFEEVGKYLEEHMEFVKNEFSKGSFIASGKKVPRDGGIILSKIKDIKKLEKILNEDPFIINDVAKYEITEFTLSTTGEGFENLK, from the coding sequence GTGTTAATCGTGAATTTAACTTATAAAAAATCGTTTGAAGAAGTGGGGAAATATCTAGAAGAACACATGGAGTTTGTTAAAAATGAATTCTCAAAAGGTAGTTTTATAGCATCAGGAAAGAAAGTTCCAAGGGATGGAGGAATAATTCTATCAAAAATAAAAGATATTAAAAAATTGGAAAAGATATTAAATGAAGATCCTTTTATAATTAATGATGTTGCGAAATATGAAATTACTGAATTTACACTGAGTACTACAGGTGAAGGATTTGAGAATTTAAAATAA